In Prunus dulcis chromosome 2, ALMONDv2, whole genome shotgun sequence, a single genomic region encodes these proteins:
- the LOC117619564 gene encoding probable transcription factor At5g61620 isoform X1 produces MVKESMRKCSHCGHNGHNSRTCNNNGHGHGQNKGVCLKLFGVNIMEKEDDSMKKSYSMGNLQAAGNADHNNNVVTIDHDAGYLSDGLIHNKKHKAAHERKKGRPWTEEEHRVFLAGLKKLGKGDWRGIARNFVTTRTPTQVASHAQKYFLRQATYDKRKRRSSLFDMQFKELSMDLQDQGHQDSPISPTRTATETSSEGSSSKVLPQKINTANSSPPKASVPSQILNRFPHLCLDSPPAAPVSPPCNVPNYPAVSYMMGLPENVPYTPMMHFARPSYHYMIKTHGNFATCAPVISHPSGIPSPRSLPSSPSMAGRIGMSSPAEKDALELKIGQPQPSQGANLSSPTSGAIRVT; encoded by the exons ATGGTGAAGGAATCAATGAGAAAGTGTTCGCATTGCGGGCACAACGGACATAACTCTAGGACGTGCAACAACAATGGCCATGGCCATGGGCAAAATAAAGGGGTTTGCTTGAAGCTTTTCGGCGTAAACATTatggagaaagaagatgattCGATGAAGAAGAGTTACAGCATGGGCAATCTGCAGGCGGCAGGCAATGCAGACCACAACAACAACGTTGTTACAATTGATCACGATGCCGGCTATCTCTCCGACGGCCTCATTCACAACAAGAAACACAAAGCCGCccatgagagaaaaaaag GGAGGCCGTGGACCGAGGAAGAGCACCGGGTGTTTCTAGCTGGTTTGAAGAAGCTTGGGAAAGGAGATTGGAGAGGAATAGCAAGAAATTTTGTCACCACCAGAACCCCAACTCAGGTTGCTAGTCATGCACAAAAATATTTCCTCAGGCAGGCTACATATGATAAGAGAAAACGCAGATCAAGCCTCTTTGACATGCAATTTAAAGAACTCTCt ATGGACCTGCAGGATCAGGGTCATCAAGATTCTCCAATTTCACCAACAAGAACAGCTACAGAAACTTCATCAGAG GGTAGCAGCTCTAAAGTTCTGCCCCAGAAGATTAATACAGCTAATAGCTCACCACCTAAG GCAAGCGTTCCGTCTCAGATTCTAAACCGATTTCCACATCTATGTTTGGATAGCCCCCCAGCTGCTCCGGTGTCTCCACCTTGTAATGTTCCAAATTACCCTGCCGTCTCATACATG ATGGGACTTCCTGAAAATGTCCCATACACCCCAATGATGCACTTTGCCAGACCAAGCTACCACTATATGATCAAAACACATGGTAACTTTGCTACTTGTGCACCTGTTATTTCTCACCCTTCTGGAATTCCATCACCAAGGTCTCTTCCAAGCAGTCCATCTATGGCCGGCCGTATCGGTATGAGCTCACCGGCTGAAAAAGATGCTCTAGAGCTTAAAATTGGGCAGCCTCAACCTTCTCAAGGAGCCAATTTGTCTTCCCCTACTTCTGGTGCCATCAGAGTGACATAG
- the LOC117619564 gene encoding probable transcription factor At5g61620 isoform X2 produces MVKESMRKCSHCGHNGHNSRTCNNNGHGHGQNKGVCLKLFGVNIMEKEDDSMKKSYSMGNLQAAGNADHNNNVVTIDHDAGYLSDGLIHNKKHKAAHERKKGRPWTEEEHRVFLAGLKKLGKGDWRGIARNFVTTRTPTQVASHAQKYFLRQATYDKRKRRSSLFDMQFKELSDQGHQDSPISPTRTATETSSEGSSSKVLPQKINTANSSPPKASVPSQILNRFPHLCLDSPPAAPVSPPCNVPNYPAVSYMMGLPENVPYTPMMHFARPSYHYMIKTHGNFATCAPVISHPSGIPSPRSLPSSPSMAGRIGMSSPAEKDALELKIGQPQPSQGANLSSPTSGAIRVT; encoded by the exons ATGGTGAAGGAATCAATGAGAAAGTGTTCGCATTGCGGGCACAACGGACATAACTCTAGGACGTGCAACAACAATGGCCATGGCCATGGGCAAAATAAAGGGGTTTGCTTGAAGCTTTTCGGCGTAAACATTatggagaaagaagatgattCGATGAAGAAGAGTTACAGCATGGGCAATCTGCAGGCGGCAGGCAATGCAGACCACAACAACAACGTTGTTACAATTGATCACGATGCCGGCTATCTCTCCGACGGCCTCATTCACAACAAGAAACACAAAGCCGCccatgagagaaaaaaag GGAGGCCGTGGACCGAGGAAGAGCACCGGGTGTTTCTAGCTGGTTTGAAGAAGCTTGGGAAAGGAGATTGGAGAGGAATAGCAAGAAATTTTGTCACCACCAGAACCCCAACTCAGGTTGCTAGTCATGCACAAAAATATTTCCTCAGGCAGGCTACATATGATAAGAGAAAACGCAGATCAAGCCTCTTTGACATGCAATTTAAAGAACTCTCt GATCAGGGTCATCAAGATTCTCCAATTTCACCAACAAGAACAGCTACAGAAACTTCATCAGAG GGTAGCAGCTCTAAAGTTCTGCCCCAGAAGATTAATACAGCTAATAGCTCACCACCTAAG GCAAGCGTTCCGTCTCAGATTCTAAACCGATTTCCACATCTATGTTTGGATAGCCCCCCAGCTGCTCCGGTGTCTCCACCTTGTAATGTTCCAAATTACCCTGCCGTCTCATACATG ATGGGACTTCCTGAAAATGTCCCATACACCCCAATGATGCACTTTGCCAGACCAAGCTACCACTATATGATCAAAACACATGGTAACTTTGCTACTTGTGCACCTGTTATTTCTCACCCTTCTGGAATTCCATCACCAAGGTCTCTTCCAAGCAGTCCATCTATGGCCGGCCGTATCGGTATGAGCTCACCGGCTGAAAAAGATGCTCTAGAGCTTAAAATTGGGCAGCCTCAACCTTCTCAAGGAGCCAATTTGTCTTCCCCTACTTCTGGTGCCATCAGAGTGACATAG
- the LOC117620114 gene encoding zinc finger CCCH domain-containing protein 54: MWRAVHQGYYELPDPYLSQYRYQYQYQYYPGHLRGPAQYNDPIMDNAIYGSDEFRMYAYKIKLCPRMRSHDWTVCPYAHRGEKAQRRDPRQYSYAAIACPAYRNGRCHKGDLCDLSHGVFEYWLHPDRYRTRACNGTPHCMRRVCFFAHTPDELRPEPEYYPRKFYVPHPYDQYPRRPYRPHNCAYRAVQVGRGMYGGGHRGGRSATVEEYEMILKNKKIMDESFEKVESFLNSLRSLTLSDEPFEFEDEIEAMDSYEMVEAAPSVSELPEFDWVTELLQ; the protein is encoded by the coding sequence ATGTGGAGAGCCGTGCATCAAGGTTACTATGAGCTGCCCGACCCGTACCTGAGCCAGTACCGGTACCAATACCAGTACCAGTATTATCCGGGTCACCTGAGGGGTCCGGCCCAGTACAACGACCCGATCATGGACAATGCAATCTACGGGTCGGACGAGTTCCGGATGTACGCCTACAAGATCAAGCTGTGCCCCCGCATGCGCAGCCACGACTGGACCGTGTGCCCCTACGCCCACCGTGGCGAGAAGGCGCAGAGGCGAGACCCGCGCCAGTACTCGTATGCCGCAATCGCGTGCCCCGCTTACCGGAACGGGAGGTGCCACAAGGGGGACCTCTGCGACCTCTCGCACGGCGTGTTCGAGTACTGGCTCCACCCAGACAGGTACCGCACCCGCGCATGCAATGGGACTCCGCATTGCATGCGTAGGGTGTGTTTCTTCGCGCACACCCCTGACGAGCTCCGTCCCGAGCCCGAATATTACCCGCGCAAGTTCTATGTGCCGCATCCGTACGATCAGTACCCGCGCCGCCCGTACCGTCCGCATAACTGTGCGTACCGGGCGGTCCAGGTGGGAAGGGGGATGTACGGCGGCGGACATCGAGGCGGCAGGTCAGCGACCGTGGAGGAGTATGAGATGATactgaagaacaagaagattATGGACGAGTCTTTTGAAAAGGTGGAGAGTTTCCTGAACAGTCTGAGGTCCTTGACGCTGAGTGATGAGCCTTTCGAATTCGAAGACGAGATTGAGGCGATGGATAGTTATGAGATGGTGGAGGCAGCACCATCGGTTTCGGAGCTGCCGGAGTTCGACTGGGTTACAGAGCTGTTGCAGTAA